In a single window of the Pseudomonas entomophila genome:
- a CDS encoding NAD-glutamate dehydrogenase, with amino-acid sequence MAFFTAASKADFQHQLQAALAQHISEQSLPQVALFAEQFFGIISLDELTQRRLSDLAGCTLSAWRIIERFDPQYPQVRVYNPDYERHGWQSTHTVVEVLHHDLPFLVDSVRTELNRRGYSIHTLQTTVLSVRRGSKGELVELLPKGTQGEGVSHESLMYLEIDRCANAAELTTLTQELEQVLAEVRGVVADFEPMKAKIRELLELVEQNAFGPAQSDKAEVKSFLSWMLDNHFTFLGYEEFTVASDATGGHLVYDEGSFLGLTRLLRAGLGADDLRIEDYAVAYLREPRLLSFAKASQPSRVHRPAYPDYVSIRQIDKDGNVVKECRFMGLYTSSVYGESVHTIPYIRGKVAEVERRSHFDPKAHLGKELAQVLEVLPRDDLFQTPVDELFSTAMSIVQIQERNKIRVFLRKDPYGRFCYCLAYVPREIYSTEVRQKIQHVLMERLKATDCEFWTFFSESVLARVQLILRVDPKNRIDIDLQQLENEVIQACRSWQDDFSTLVVENFGEAHGTNILADFPKGFPAGYRERFAAHSAVVDMQHVLNLSETKPLAMSFYQPLTQLGERQLHCKLYHADTPLALSDVLPILENLGLRVLGEFPYRLRHASGREFWIHDFAFTYSEGLNLDIQQLNDTFQDAFVHIVKGDAENDAFNRLVLTAGLPWRDVALLRAYARYLKQIRLGFDLGYIASTLNNHTDIARELTRLFKTRFYLARKLTQDDLDDKQQRLEQAILTALDDVQVLNEDRILRRYLDLIKATLRTNFYQPDANGQNKSYFSFKFNPKLIPELPKPVPKFEIFVYSPRVEGVHLRFGNVARGGLRWSDREEDFRTEVLGLVKAQQVKNSVIVPVGAKGGFLPRRLPLGGSRDEIAAEGVACYRIFISGLLDITDNLKDGGVVPPLNVVRHDDDDPYLVVAADKGTATFSDIANGIAIDYGFWLGDAFASGGSAGYDHKKMGITARGAWVGVQRHFRERGINVQEDPITVVGVGDMAGDVFGNGLLMSDKLQLVAAFNHLHIFIDPNPDPATSFVERKRLFDLPRSAWSDYDTSIMSEGGGIFPRSAKSIAISPQMKERFAIEADRLTPTELLHALLQAPVDLLWNGGIGTYVKASTESHADVGDKANDALRVNGNELRCKVVGEGGNLGMTQLGRVEFGLNGGATNTDFIDNAGGVDCSDHEVNIKILLNEVVQGGDMTEKQRNQLLGSMTDEVAGLVLGNNYKQTQALSLAARRARERIAEYKRLMADLEARGKLDRAIEFLPTEEQLAERLAAGQGLTRAELSVLISYSKIDLKEQLLKSLVPDDDYLTRDMETAFPPSLVSKFADSMRRHRLKREIVSTQIANDLVNNMGITFVQRLKESTGMSPANVAGAYVIVRDIFHLPHWFRQIEALDYQVPAEIQLTLMDELMRLGRRATRWFLRSRRNEQDAGRDVAHFGPVLAQLGLKLDELLEGPTRERWMVRYQSFVEAGVPELLARMVAGTTHLYTLLPIIEASDVTGHDPAQVAKAFFAVGSSLDLTWYLQEISNLPVDNNWQALAREAFRDDIDLQQRAITISVLQMADAPDDMDARVALWCEQHRVMVERWRAMLDDLRNATGTDYAMYAVANRELVDLAMSGQAVVIPS; translated from the coding sequence ATGGCGTTTTTCACCGCAGCCAGCAAAGCCGACTTCCAGCATCAACTGCAGGCGGCCCTGGCGCAGCACATCAGCGAACAGTCCCTGCCACAAGTGGCGCTGTTCGCCGAACAGTTCTTCGGCATCATCTCTCTGGACGAACTCACCCAGCGCAGGCTGTCGGACCTGGCCGGCTGCACGCTGTCCGCCTGGCGCATCATCGAGCGCTTCGACCCCCAGTATCCGCAGGTGCGGGTCTACAACCCTGATTACGAACGCCACGGCTGGCAGTCCACGCATACCGTGGTCGAGGTGCTGCACCACGACCTGCCATTCCTGGTCGACTCGGTGCGCACCGAGCTCAACCGCCGTGGCTACAGCATCCACACGCTACAGACCACCGTGCTCAGCGTGCGCCGTGGCAGCAAGGGCGAACTGGTCGAACTGCTGCCCAAAGGCACCCAGGGCGAAGGCGTCAGCCACGAGTCGCTGATGTACCTGGAAATCGACCGCTGCGCCAACGCCGCCGAACTGACCACGCTGACCCAAGAGCTGGAGCAGGTGCTGGCCGAGGTGCGCGGCGTAGTCGCCGACTTCGAGCCGATGAAGGCCAAGATCCGCGAATTGCTGGAGCTGGTGGAGCAGAACGCCTTCGGCCCGGCGCAAAGCGACAAGGCCGAGGTGAAGAGCTTCCTGTCGTGGATGCTGGACAACCATTTCACCTTCCTCGGCTATGAAGAATTCACCGTCGCCTCCGACGCCACCGGCGGCCACCTGGTCTACGACGAGGGCTCGTTCCTCGGCCTGACGCGTCTGCTGCGGGCGGGCCTTGGCGCCGATGACCTGCGCATCGAGGACTACGCCGTCGCCTACCTGCGCGAGCCGCGCCTGCTGTCGTTCGCCAAGGCCTCGCAACCGAGCCGCGTGCACCGCCCGGCCTACCCGGACTACGTGTCGATCCGCCAGATCGACAAAGACGGCAACGTCGTCAAGGAATGCCGTTTCATGGGCCTGTACACCTCGTCGGTGTACGGCGAGAGCGTGCATACCATCCCCTACATCCGTGGCAAGGTCGCCGAAGTCGAGCGTCGTTCGCATTTCGACCCGAAAGCCCACCTGGGCAAGGAGCTGGCCCAGGTGCTCGAGGTGTTGCCGCGCGACGACCTGTTCCAGACCCCGGTCGACGAGCTGTTCAGCACCGCGATGTCGATCGTGCAGATCCAGGAGCGCAACAAGATCCGCGTGTTCCTGCGCAAGGACCCGTACGGCCGCTTCTGCTACTGCCTGGCCTATGTGCCGCGCGAGATCTACTCCACCGAAGTGCGGCAGAAGATCCAGCACGTGCTGATGGAGCGCCTGAAGGCCACTGACTGCGAGTTCTGGACCTTCTTCTCCGAGTCGGTACTGGCCCGGGTGCAACTGATTCTGCGCGTCGACCCGAAGAACCGCATCGACATCGACCTGCAGCAGCTGGAAAACGAAGTGATCCAGGCCTGCCGCTCGTGGCAGGACGACTTCTCCACGCTGGTGGTGGAGAACTTTGGCGAAGCCCACGGCACCAACATCCTCGCCGACTTCCCCAAAGGCTTCCCGGCCGGCTACCGCGAGCGTTTCGCCGCGCATTCGGCAGTGGTCGACATGCAGCACGTGCTCAACCTGTCGGAAACCAAACCGCTGGCCATGAGCTTCTACCAGCCGCTCACGCAGCTGGGCGAGCGCCAGTTGCACTGCAAGCTGTACCACGCCGATACACCCTTGGCGCTGTCGGACGTGCTGCCCATCCTGGAAAACCTCGGCCTGCGCGTGCTTGGTGAGTTCCCTTACCGCCTGCGTCACGCCAGCGGCCGCGAGTTCTGGATCCACGACTTCGCCTTCACCTACAGCGAAGGCCTGAACCTTGATATCCAGCAGCTCAACGACACCTTCCAGGACGCTTTCGTCCATATCGTCAAGGGCGACGCCGAGAACGACGCCTTCAACCGCCTGGTGCTGACCGCCGGCCTGCCATGGCGCGACGTGGCGCTGCTGCGCGCCTACGCCCGCTACCTCAAGCAGATCCGCCTGGGCTTCGACCTGGGCTACATCGCCAGCACCCTGAACAACCACACCGATATCGCCCGCGAACTGACCCGGTTGTTCAAGACCCGCTTCTACCTGGCGCGCAAGCTGACCCAGGACGACCTGGACGACAAGCAGCAGCGCCTGGAGCAGGCGATCCTCACCGCCCTGGACGATGTCCAGGTGCTCAACGAGGACCGCATCCTGCGCCGCTACCTGGACCTGATCAAGGCGACCTTGCGCACCAACTTCTACCAGCCTGACGCCAACGGCCAGAACAAGTCGTACTTCAGCTTCAAGTTCAACCCGAAACTGATCCCCGAACTGCCGAAACCGGTGCCCAAGTTCGAGATCTTCGTCTATTCGCCACGGGTCGAGGGCGTGCATCTGCGCTTCGGCAACGTCGCCCGCGGCGGCCTGCGCTGGTCGGACCGCGAAGAAGACTTCCGCACCGAAGTGCTTGGCCTGGTCAAGGCCCAGCAGGTGAAGAACTCGGTGATCGTACCGGTGGGCGCCAAGGGCGGCTTCCTGCCGCGCCGCCTGCCGCTGGGCGGCAGCCGCGACGAGATTGCCGCCGAAGGCGTGGCGTGCTACCGCATCTTCATCTCCGGCCTGCTCGACATCACCGACAACCTCAAGGACGGTGGCGTGGTACCGCCATTGAACGTTGTCCGTCACGATGACGACGACCCCTACCTGGTGGTGGCGGCGGACAAAGGCACCGCGACCTTCTCCGACATCGCCAACGGCATCGCCATCGACTACGGCTTCTGGCTGGGCGACGCCTTCGCCTCGGGCGGCTCGGCCGGCTACGACCACAAGAAGATGGGCATTACCGCCCGTGGCGCCTGGGTGGGCGTGCAGCGCCACTTCCGCGAGCGCGGCATCAACGTGCAGGAAGACCCGATCACCGTGGTCGGTGTCGGCGACATGGCCGGCGACGTGTTCGGCAACGGCCTGCTGATGTCCGACAAGCTGCAACTGGTGGCGGCGTTCAACCACCTGCATATCTTCATCGATCCGAACCCGGACCCAGCCACCAGCTTCGTCGAGCGCAAGCGCCTGTTCGACCTGCCGCGCTCGGCCTGGAGCGACTACGACACCAGCATCATGTCCGAAGGCGGCGGGATCTTCCCGCGCAGCGCCAAGAGCATCGCCATCAGCCCGCAGATGAAGGAACGCTTCGCCATCGAAGCCGACCGCCTGACGCCGACCGAGCTGCTGCACGCGCTGCTGCAGGCGCCGGTCGACCTGCTGTGGAACGGCGGTATCGGCACCTACGTCAAGGCCAGCACTGAAAGCCACGCCGACGTCGGCGACAAGGCCAACGACGCCCTGCGCGTCAACGGCAACGAGCTGCGCTGCAAGGTGGTGGGCGAGGGCGGCAACCTGGGCATGACCCAGCTGGGCCGCGTCGAGTTCGGCCTGAACGGCGGTGCCACCAACACCGACTTCATCGACAACGCCGGTGGTGTGGACTGCTCCGACCACGAGGTCAACATCAAGATCCTGCTCAACGAAGTTGTGCAGGGTGGCGACATGACCGAGAAGCAGCGCAACCAGCTGCTGGGCAGCATGACCGACGAAGTCGCCGGCCTGGTGCTGGGCAACAACTACAAGCAGACGCAAGCGCTGTCGCTGGCGGCCCGCCGTGCCCGCGAACGAATCGCCGAGTACAAACGCCTGATGGCCGACCTTGAGGCCCGTGGCAAGCTGGACCGCGCCATCGAGTTCCTGCCCACCGAAGAGCAGCTGGCCGAGCGCCTGGCGGCAGGCCAGGGCTTGACCCGTGCCGAGCTGTCGGTGCTGATCTCGTACAGCAAGATCGACCTCAAGGAGCAGTTGCTCAAGTCGCTGGTGCCGGACGATGACTATCTGACGCGTGACATGGAAACGGCTTTCCCACCATCACTGGTGAGCAAGTTCGCCGATTCGATGCGCCGTCACCGCCTGAAGCGCGAGATCGTCAGCACCCAGATCGCCAACGACCTGGTCAACAACATGGGCATCACCTTCGTGCAGCGCCTGAAGGAGTCCACCGGCATGAGCCCGGCGAACGTGGCCGGCGCCTATGTGATCGTGCGCGACATCTTCCACCTGCCGCACTGGTTCCGCCAGATCGAGGCGCTGGACTATCAAGTCCCGGCCGAGATCCAGCTGACGCTGATGGACGAACTGATGCGCCTGGGCCGCCGCGCCACCCGTTGGTTCCTGCGCAGCCGGCGCAACGAGCAGGACGCAGGTCGCGATGTCGCTCACTTCGGGCCGGTACTCGCGCAGCTGGGGCTCAAGCTCGATGAACTGCTGGAAGGGCCGACCCGCGAGCGCTGGATGGTCCGCTACCAGAGCTTCGTCGAGGCCGGCGTGCCGGAGCTGCTGGCGCGCATGGTCGCGGGTACCACCCACCTGTACACCCTGCTGCCGATCATCGAGGCCTCGGACGTCACCGGCCACGACCCGGCGCAAGTGGCCAAGGCGTTCTTCGCCGTGGGCAGTTCGCTGGACCTGACCTGGTACTTGCAGGAAATCAGCAACCTGCCGGTGGACAACAACTGGCAGGCCCTGGCTCGCGAGGCGTTCCGCGACGATATCGACCTGCAGCAGCGGGCGATCACCATCTCCGTGTTGCAGATGGCCGATGCGCCGGACGACATGGACGCCCGCGTCGCGCTGTGGTGCGAGCAGCACCGGGTGATGGTCGAGCGCTGGCGCGCCATGCTCGATGACCTGCGCAACGCCACCGGTACCGACTATGCGATGTATGCGGTGGCCAACCGCGAGCTGGTCGACCTGGCGATGAGCGGGCAGGCGGTGGTGATTCCGTCCTGA
- the ppsR gene encoding posphoenolpyruvate synthetase regulatory kinase/phosphorylase PpsR — MKRTAFFISDGTGITAETLGQSLLAQFESIPFNKFTRPYIDTLDKARAMVQQINAAAERDGVRPIIFDTIVNQDIREVMATSNGFMIDIFSTFLSPLEQELTAHSSYSVGKSHSIGGNSNYMERIEAVNFALDNDDGARTHYYDKADLILVGVSRCGKTPTCLYMAMQFGIRAANYPLTEDDMERLQLPAVLKKHHNKLFGLTIDPDRLTAIRHERKPNSRYSSFAQCEFEVREVENLFRKENIPNINSTHFSVEEISAKILVEKGVERRFK, encoded by the coding sequence ATGAAACGAACTGCGTTCTTCATCTCCGACGGTACCGGCATCACCGCAGAAACGCTGGGCCAGAGCTTGCTCGCTCAATTCGAGAGCATTCCGTTCAACAAATTCACACGCCCCTACATCGACACGCTGGACAAGGCTCGCGCCATGGTCCAGCAAATCAATGCCGCTGCCGAGCGCGACGGGGTGCGCCCGATCATCTTCGACACCATCGTCAACCAGGACATCCGCGAGGTCATGGCCACATCCAATGGCTTCATGATCGACATCTTCTCGACGTTTTTATCCCCGCTCGAGCAGGAATTGACCGCTCATTCGTCGTATTCCGTGGGTAAGTCCCACTCGATCGGCGGCAATTCGAACTACATGGAACGCATCGAGGCGGTCAACTTCGCCCTCGACAACGATGATGGCGCACGCACCCACTACTACGACAAGGCCGACCTGATACTGGTGGGCGTGTCGCGTTGCGGCAAGACCCCGACCTGCCTGTACATGGCCATGCAGTTCGGCATCCGCGCCGCCAACTACCCGTTGACCGAGGACGACATGGAGCGCTTGCAGCTGCCGGCGGTGCTGAAGAAGCACCACAACAAGCTGTTCGGCCTGACCATCGACCCCGACCGCCTGACCGCCATCCGCCACGAGCGCAAGCCCAACAGCCGCTATTCGAGCTTCGCCCAGTGCGAGTTCGAGGTACGCGAAGTGGAGAACCTGTTCCGCAAGGAGAACATTCCCAACATCAACTCCACGCATTTCTCGGTGGAGGAGATTTCGGCGAAAATCCTCGTGGAGAAAGGCGTGGAACGCCGGTTCAAATAG
- the ppsA gene encoding phosphoenolpyruvate synthase: MVEYVVSLDKLGVHDVEHVGGKNASLGEMISNLAGAGVSVPGGFATTAQAYRDFLEQSGLNERIHSALDALDVDDVNALAKTGAQIRQWVMEAEFPARLDSEIRTAFAQMSKGNDNMAVAVRSSATAEDLPDASFAGQQETFLNIRGVDNVIRAAKEVFASLFNDRAIAYRVHQGFDHKLVALSAGVQRMVRSETGTAGVMFTLDTESGFRDVVFITGAYGLGETVVQGAVNPDEFYVHKQTLQAGRPAILRRNLGSKAIKMVYGDEAKAGRSVKTVEVDRADRARFCLSDDEVNELAKQAMIIEQHYQRPMDIEWAKDGDDGKLYIVQARPETVKSRASANVMERYLLKEKGTVLVEGRAIGQRIGAGKVRVIHDVSEMDKVQPGDVLVSDMTDPDWEPVMKRASAIVTNRGGRTCHAAIIARELGIPAVVGCGNATQVLKDGQGVTVSCAEGDTGFIFEGELGFDIKQNSVDAMPELPFKIMMNVGNPDRAFDFAQLPNAGVGLARLEFIINRMIGVHPKALLNYAGLPPELKDSVDKRIAGYDDPVGFYVEKLVEGISTLAAAFYPKKVIVRLSDFKSNEYANLIGGKLYEPEEENPMLGFRGASRYISESFRDCFELECRALKRVRNDMGLTNVEIMVPFVRTLGEASQVVDLLAENGLARGDNGLRVIMMCELPSNALLADEFLEYFDGFSIGSNDLTQLTLGLDRDSGIIAHLFDERNPAVKKLLANAIQACNKAGKYIGICGQGPSDHPDLAKWLMEQGIESVSLNPDSVLETWFFLAEGQGAA; this comes from the coding sequence TTGGTAGAGTACGTAGTTTCCCTCGATAAGCTCGGCGTCCATGATGTGGAGCATGTGGGGGGCAAGAACGCATCCCTCGGCGAGATGATCAGTAACCTCGCCGGTGCCGGCGTCTCGGTGCCGGGCGGCTTTGCCACTACGGCCCAGGCGTACCGCGACTTTCTCGAACAAAGTGGCCTGAACGAGCGCATCCATTCGGCGCTCGACGCGCTGGATGTGGACGATGTCAACGCCCTGGCCAAGACCGGCGCGCAGATCCGCCAGTGGGTGATGGAAGCGGAATTCCCGGCTCGCCTGGATTCGGAAATCCGAACCGCCTTCGCGCAGATGTCCAAGGGCAACGACAACATGGCTGTGGCCGTGCGTTCCTCTGCCACCGCCGAAGACCTGCCGGATGCCTCCTTCGCCGGCCAGCAGGAGACCTTCCTCAACATCCGTGGCGTCGACAACGTCATCCGCGCCGCCAAGGAAGTCTTCGCCTCGCTGTTCAACGACCGTGCCATTGCCTACCGCGTGCACCAGGGCTTCGACCACAAGCTGGTCGCCCTGTCTGCCGGCGTGCAGCGCATGGTCCGCTCCGAAACCGGCACCGCCGGTGTGATGTTCACCCTCGATACCGAATCGGGCTTCCGCGACGTGGTGTTCATCACCGGCGCCTACGGCCTGGGTGAAACCGTCGTGCAGGGTGCGGTCAACCCCGACGAATTCTATGTCCACAAGCAGACGCTGCAGGCCGGCCGCCCGGCCATCCTGCGTCGCAACCTGGGCAGCAAGGCGATCAAGATGGTCTACGGCGACGAAGCCAAGGCCGGCCGTTCGGTCAAGACCGTCGAAGTCGACCGTGCTGATCGCGCGCGCTTCTGCCTGAGCGACGACGAAGTCAACGAACTGGCCAAGCAGGCCATGATCATCGAGCAGCACTACCAGCGCCCGATGGACATCGAGTGGGCCAAGGACGGTGACGACGGCAAGCTGTACATCGTCCAGGCCCGCCCTGAGACCGTGAAGAGCCGTGCCAGCGCCAATGTCATGGAGCGCTACCTGCTGAAAGAGAAGGGCACCGTGCTGGTCGAAGGCCGCGCCATCGGCCAGCGCATCGGCGCAGGCAAGGTCCGCGTGATCCACGACGTCTCGGAAATGGACAAGGTCCAGCCGGGCGACGTGCTGGTCTCGGACATGACCGACCCGGACTGGGAACCGGTGATGAAACGCGCCAGCGCCATCGTCACCAACCGCGGCGGCCGTACCTGCCACGCGGCGATCATTGCGCGTGAACTGGGCATCCCGGCGGTCGTCGGTTGCGGCAACGCCACCCAGGTGCTGAAAGATGGCCAGGGTGTCACCGTCTCTTGCGCCGAAGGCGACACCGGCTTCATCTTCGAAGGCGAGCTGGGCTTCGACATCAAGCAGAACTCGGTGGACGCCATGCCCGAGCTGCCGTTCAAGATCATGATGAACGTCGGCAACCCGGATCGCGCCTTCGACTTCGCCCAGCTGCCTAACGCCGGTGTCGGCTTGGCACGCCTGGAGTTCATCATCAACCGCATGATCGGCGTGCACCCCAAGGCGCTGCTCAACTACGCCGGCCTGCCGCCGGAACTGAAGGACAGCGTCGACAAGCGTATCGCCGGCTACGACGACCCGGTTGGCTTCTATGTCGAAAAACTGGTCGAGGGCATCAGCACCCTGGCCGCGGCCTTCTACCCGAAAAAGGTCATCGTGCGCCTGTCGGACTTCAAGTCCAACGAGTACGCCAACCTGATCGGCGGCAAGCTGTACGAGCCGGAAGAAGAGAACCCGATGCTGGGCTTCCGTGGCGCCTCGCGCTACATCAGCGAATCGTTCCGTGACTGCTTCGAGCTCGAGTGCCGCGCGCTCAAGCGCGTGCGCAATGACATGGGCCTGACCAACGTCGAGATCATGGTGCCGTTCGTGCGCACCCTGGGCGAGGCCAGCCAGGTCGTCGACCTGCTCGCCGAGAACGGCCTGGCCCGTGGCGACAACGGTCTGCGCGTGATCATGATGTGCGAGCTGCCGTCCAACGCGCTGCTGGCCGACGAGTTCCTCGAATACTTCGACGGCTTCTCCATCGGCTCCAACGACCTCACTCAGCTGACGCTGGGCCTGGACCGTGACTCCGGTATCATCGCCCACCTGTTCGACGAGCGTAACCCGGCTGTGAAGAAGCTGCTGGCCAACGCCATCCAGGCGTGCAACAAGGCCGGCAAGTACATCGGCATCTGCGGCCAGGGCCCGTCGGACCACCCGGACCTCGCCAAATGGCTGATGGAGCAGGGTATCGAGAGCGTGTCGCTGAACCCGGACTCGGTGCTCGAAACCTGGTTCTTCCTGGCCGAAGGCCAGGGCGCGGCCTGA
- a CDS encoding alpha/beta fold hydrolase, with amino-acid sequence MQSSSTLFPVALLSAERRGDLSEDVYRIKAGNSPDPSVELAVTRLGLADQRRAQGVPVILLHGSFSNRRFWFSPKGVGLGAFLARAGFDVWVPEMRGHGLSPRNRDWRHNRVADYARYDLPVIGAFVHEQTGQAPHWVGHSLGGTTLAAALGSGYLEAGLVASAAFFGTQVSRIYWPLKVPPVEWGARLLIKRFAQISGSRLKRGPEDEPIGLALESLRWNGLFGRFGDKEQDWWAGLADVELPVLAVAGAADFQDPVWACRKLFEQFGGDSKQFLRLGREEGFEAFGHVDMLVSKAAQAQVWPLVERWLRDPLVAVHASTVAAEPVPAAAN; translated from the coding sequence ATGCAAAGCAGCAGCACCCTTTTCCCCGTCGCGTTGCTCAGTGCCGAGCGCCGCGGCGACCTCAGCGAAGACGTCTATCGGATCAAGGCCGGTAACAGCCCGGACCCGAGCGTCGAACTGGCAGTCACCCGTCTGGGGCTGGCTGATCAACGGCGCGCCCAGGGTGTGCCGGTCATTCTGCTGCACGGCAGTTTTTCCAACCGACGGTTCTGGTTCTCGCCCAAGGGCGTCGGTTTGGGCGCCTTCCTCGCGCGCGCCGGTTTCGACGTGTGGGTCCCGGAAATGCGCGGCCACGGCCTGTCGCCACGCAATCGCGACTGGCGCCACAACCGGGTGGCGGACTACGCCCGCTACGACTTGCCGGTGATCGGCGCGTTCGTTCATGAACAGACCGGCCAGGCGCCGCACTGGGTGGGGCACTCGCTGGGCGGTACCACCCTGGCCGCCGCTCTGGGGAGTGGATACCTGGAGGCCGGGCTGGTGGCCAGCGCGGCGTTCTTCGGGACCCAGGTCAGCCGGATCTACTGGCCGTTGAAGGTGCCACCGGTGGAGTGGGGCGCGCGCCTGCTGATCAAGCGTTTTGCGCAGATATCCGGCTCGCGCCTCAAGCGCGGCCCGGAAGACGAGCCTATCGGGCTGGCCCTGGAAAGCCTGCGCTGGAATGGCCTGTTCGGGCGCTTTGGTGACAAGGAGCAGGACTGGTGGGCGGGGCTGGCGGACGTCGAATTGCCAGTGCTGGCGGTGGCGGGTGCGGCGGACTTCCAGGACCCTGTATGGGCCTGCCGCAAGCTGTTCGAGCAGTTCGGCGGCGACAGCAAGCAGTTCCTGCGCCTGGGGCGCGAGGAGGGCTTCGAGGCCTTCGGGCATGTCGACATGCTGGTCAGCAAGGCGGCGCAGGCGCAGGTGTGGCCGCTGGTGGAGCGCTGGTTGAGGGATCCGCTGGTAGCGGTGCATGCCTCGACGGTGGCGGCTGAGCCGGTACCGGCAGCAGCAAACTGA
- the rraA gene encoding ribonuclease E activity regulator RraA: MQHYVTPDLCDAYPDLVQVLEPMFSNFGGRDSFGGQIVTIKCFEDNSLVKEQVDLDGKGKVLVVDGGGSLRRALLGDMLAEKAAKNGWEGLVIYGCVRDVDVLVQTDVGVQALASHPMKTDKRGIGDLNVVVTFAGVTFRPGEYVYADNNGVIVSPSPLKMPE, from the coding sequence ATGCAGCATTACGTAACGCCCGACCTGTGCGACGCCTACCCGGACCTGGTCCAGGTGCTCGAACCCATGTTCAGCAATTTCGGTGGCCGCGACTCGTTCGGTGGCCAGATCGTCACCATCAAGTGTTTCGAGGACAACTCGCTGGTCAAGGAGCAAGTCGACCTCGATGGCAAGGGCAAGGTCCTGGTGGTCGATGGCGGCGGCTCGCTGCGCCGCGCGCTGCTGGGTGACATGCTCGCCGAGAAGGCCGCGAAGAACGGCTGGGAAGGCCTGGTGATCTACGGCTGCGTGCGTGACGTCGATGTGCTGGTGCAGACCGACGTCGGCGTGCAGGCCCTGGCCAGCCACCCGATGAAGACCGACAAGCGCGGCATCGGCGACCTCAACGTCGTGGTCACGTTTGCCGGCGTGACCTTCCGTCCGGGTGAGTACGTGTACGCCGACAACAATGGCGTGATCGTCTCGCCAAGCCCGCTGAAGATGCCGGAGTGA
- a CDS encoding zinc transporter ZntB: MFEEDNAQWGLVHALVLDGKGGARSIARTELDDLQLNAQESLWLHWDRSHPQTRTWLQQDSGLSEFACDLLLEENTRPRLLQLANEQMLLFLRGVNLNPGAEPEDMVSVRIFAEARRVISLRLRPLRASDEVLQQLDEGRGPKSASELLLLMGELLTEKVQALVSDLSEAVDLEEEKVESDERYAPEQGSLQQTRRRAAGLRRFLAPQRDIYAQLSRNKCSWFADPDADYWNELNNSLIRYLEELELARERAALVLESEDRRRSERMNRTMYRFGIITCIFLPMSFVTGLLGINVGGIPGSNSPYGFLFASLIVLGLAVGQWLLFRRLRWV, translated from the coding sequence ATGTTCGAGGAAGACAACGCGCAGTGGGGCCTGGTGCATGCCCTGGTGCTCGATGGCAAGGGTGGCGCGCGTTCGATCGCCCGGACCGAGCTGGACGATCTGCAGTTGAATGCTCAGGAGAGCCTGTGGCTGCATTGGGATCGCAGCCACCCGCAGACCCGCACCTGGCTGCAGCAGGACAGTGGCCTGAGCGAATTCGCCTGCGACCTGCTGCTGGAAGAGAATACCCGCCCACGCCTGTTGCAACTGGCCAACGAGCAGATGCTTCTGTTTTTGCGCGGCGTCAATCTCAACCCGGGCGCGGAGCCTGAAGACATGGTGTCGGTGCGCATCTTCGCCGAAGCGCGCCGGGTCATCTCGTTGCGCCTGCGCCCTTTGCGCGCCAGTGACGAAGTTCTCCAACAGCTGGACGAGGGCAGGGGGCCGAAATCGGCCTCTGAACTGCTTCTGCTGATGGGTGAACTGCTCACGGAAAAGGTCCAAGCGCTGGTCAGCGACCTGTCGGAGGCCGTCGATCTCGAGGAAGAGAAGGTGGAATCCGACGAACGGTATGCGCCAGAGCAGGGCAGCCTGCAGCAGACCCGCCGTCGTGCCGCCGGCCTGCGTCGTTTTCTTGCCCCGCAACGGGACATCTACGCCCAGTTGTCGCGCAACAAGTGCAGCTGGTTCGCCGACCCTGACGCAGACTACTGGAACGAGTTGAACAACAGCCTGATCCGTTATCTGGAAGAGCTGGAGCTGGCCCGCGAGCGCGCGGCTCTGGTGCTGGAGAGCGAGGACCGACGGCGCAGCGAGCGGATGAACCGGACCATGTATCGCTTTGGCATCATCACCTGCATCTTCCTGCCCATGAGTTTCGTCACCGGGCTGTTGGGTATCAACGTCGGCGGTATTCCGGGCTCCAACAGCCCCTACGGCTTCCTGTTCGCCAGCCTGATCGTACTGGGGTTGGCGGTGGGGCAGTGGCTGTTGTTCCGGCGGCTGAGGTGGGTGTGA